CGTTTGATCATCTCCCATTTGCCCGATTCAGGATCCCAGCGGCAATTGGCAAATGCTTCCCAGTCCTCTTTCATTCTTGGATAGTCCGTCCGGAAATAGTAGCCCGGCCAGCGGGTCTCTTCCCGGAAAAGCATGGTCCGGATATGAGATTCCGCCTGCCACATCCGGTGCACATTCTCCCAGCATCGCATAAGCTCATTCAGATCGGCGGCCGCCAGTTTCTCTGCATCTTCTTTCATAAACTGCAAATACTCCAGTCCCCTGGTCAGCAGCGCCCCGGAGGTCTTAAAGCCCACCGAAGCTCCCCCTGCATATTCGTCCATGATCTTTTGGAGACGGAACATAAACATCCTGGGTTTAATGTAGTTAGGGTTTACATCCTCATCATTGGTATAAGCATGGTGCTCCTGGAAGGTCTTCAAGGGTTGCAGAACCCTCTCTTTCATTGCGGCTGTTTGCTCCTCACTGATTTCGAATGCTTCGGGATGGTCCACGCAGAATGCTATAGCCGCTTTGCCGGCAATCCGGCCTTCGGTGAAGGATCCGGATGAGAACTTATGAGAGGATGCACCGGCCGCGTCACCGGCCGCAAACAATCCTTTCACGGAGGTCATATTATCATATCCCCAGTGGTGTTCCCCGGGAGCCAGATCTTTCGGACCACTTACCCAGGCCCCGGAGGCTCCTGAATGGGAGCTGATAAAGTAGGGCTCACAGGCTGATATTTCCGAAGGAGTCTCCTCAGGCATGATATTATGGGAAGCCCAGTTCAGAGCCTGGCTCACAGTCATATCCAGAAAATCTTCCCATGCTTCGGATTCCAGCTCCTTCATTTTTCTCCGGGACTCTTTCTCATCGGGTATCTCCGCTACAAGCTTCTGAATCGCTTCATCGGTACGCATATAAATGGGCCCGTTCCCTTCTTCCAGTTCCAGCAACATCAGATAATTCCGCAGATTTGCAGGCGTTGGTTTAGAGGTCCCGTAGGGGGCCCAGTTTTCAAGCTCCGACGACCGTTTTTCCATATAATCCTCTCCTTTGGCATTGGTGGCCCTGGATTTAAAAAGAAGGAACCAGGCTCCCACAGGTCCGTAGGAGTCCTTAAAGCGGACCGGGACAAAGCGAACTTCCTGGCAGGTCATCTCGGCCCCTGCTTTCAGTGTAAAGTAAGTGCTGGCCCCGCTGTTAAAGGGAGGATACCACGACCTTCCCAGTCCTTCCCCCACAGATCTGGGCCGGAATACATGAACCGCTCCCCCCATCACATCCAGGACCGCCTTGGCTTTGAATACATAGAAAACATTCTCCCTGACACTGAAGCCCACAGCTCCCACGCAGCGATCCTCATACATCACCGGTTCGGTGATAAAGACTCGCTCGTAATAGGCACCATCCTCACCAAGCTCCTTCAGGGCGCTTTTTGCTGCTTCGGAAACAATATTTTTGTAGGATTCCCCGTGGATCATGATCTGCCACCGGCCTTCATTCACGTAGTTGCCCTCTTCATCCTTCCAGATGGGCAGGCCCCACTTCTCAAACAGATGAACGGAAGAATCCACATGACGGGCAATATTGGCCACCAAATCCTTCCGGGCAATTCCCATCAGGTCGTTCTTCACATAACTCACATAATCGTCCACGGTATTGTTTCCCTTGCTCAAGCCCAGGTAAAGGTTGATGGCCGACAGCCCCATAGCCACAGCTCCGCTGCGTTCCATGGCCGCTTTGTCGACCAGGGTCACACGCTGTTTATTCTTTTTTGCCCAGTAAGATGCTTCATAAGCTGCCCCGCAGGCCGCCATGCCACCACCCAAAATCAACAGGTCGGTTTCCACCACAAGGGTCTTAAAATTATCTGCATTCATTG
This region of Bacteroidales bacterium genomic DNA includes:
- the aprA gene encoding adenylyl-sulfate reductase subunit alpha; this translates as MNADNFKTLVVETDLLILGGGMAACGAAYEASYWAKKNKQRVTLVDKAAMERSGAVAMGLSAINLYLGLSKGNNTVDDYVSYVKNDLMGIARKDLVANIARHVDSSVHLFEKWGLPIWKDEEGNYVNEGRWQIMIHGESYKNIVSEAAKSALKELGEDGAYYERVFITEPVMYEDRCVGAVGFSVRENVFYVFKAKAVLDVMGGAVHVFRPRSVGEGLGRSWYPPFNSGASTYFTLKAGAEMTCQEVRFVPVRFKDSYGPVGAWFLLFKSRATNAKGEDYMEKRSSELENWAPYGTSKPTPANLRNYLMLLELEEGNGPIYMRTDEAIQKLVAEIPDEKESRRKMKELESEAWEDFLDMTVSQALNWASHNIMPEETPSEISACEPYFISSHSGASGAWVSGPKDLAPGEHHWGYDNMTSVKGLFAAGDAAGASSHKFSSGSFTEGRIAGKAAIAFCVDHPEAFEISEEQTAAMKERVLQPLKTFQEHHAYTNDEDVNPNYIKPRMFMFRLQKIMDEYAGGASVGFKTSGALLTRGLEYLQFMKEDAEKLAAADLNELMRCWENVHRMWQAESHIRTMLFREETRWPGYYFRTDYPRMKEDWEAFANCRWDPESGKWEMIKREIL